The following are encoded in a window of Panicum virgatum strain AP13 chromosome 5N, P.virgatum_v5, whole genome shotgun sequence genomic DNA:
- the LOC120672736 gene encoding uncharacterized protein At4g18257-like translates to MSSPAATAPSSSGATQPQTQTQPPEQQGASKERRMESLGWLTESAVMPKKHKAIEGVGAASILDLKAQLYRTQEEARNPTAPGAVAAAASGGEFRRAKIRSAPSDPLGAKNSGVDARAHKDKLELKAVKDGSASYAALEKKAELYEKLSRGELPDEEDKEKYCVDFFQKSFDRVYEPQMPNSRHGTSDAVEPVNDHEDSVSNAKPIGLGRAGTTLDRDEHKRFVREVHEEVSEARHKASTVRSRRQEQDAARREKLRQAYLKKRLEKLIAEKQASSASDDLPAS, encoded by the exons atgTCGTCGCCGGCAGCGACCGCGCCGTCTTCCTCGGGCGCGACGCAGCCGCAGACGCAGACGCAGCCTCCGGAGCAGCAGGGCGCCTCGAAGGAGCGGCGGATGGAGTCGCTGGGGTGGCTGACGGAGTCGGCGGTGATGCCGAAGAAGCACAAGGCCATCGAGGGCGTGGgcgccgcctccatcctcgACCTCAAGGCCCAGCTCTACCGCACCCAGGAGGAGGCCCGCAACCCCACCGCCCCCGGCGCCGTCGCAGCCGCCGCTTCCGGCGGGGAGTTCCGCCGCGCCAAGATACGCTCCGCACCCTCGGATCCCCTCGGGGCCAAAAACTCCGGCGTTGATGCCCGGGCCCACAA AGACAAGTTGGAACTTAAAGCTGTGAAGGATGGTTCTGCAAGCTATGCAGCTCTAGAAAAGAAAGCAGAGTTGTATGAAAAATTATCCAGAGGCGAGCTACCTGATGAAGAAGACAAGGAGAAGTACTGTGTGGATTTCTTCCAAAAAAGTTTCGATCGTGTCTATGAGCCTCAGATGCCCAATAGCAGGCATGGAACCTCTGATGCTGTAGAGCCAGTAAACGATCATGAAGATTCTGTGTCAAATGCCAAACCAATTGGCCTTGGTCGAGCAGGCACTACACTCGACAGAGATGAGCACAAGCGCTTTGTGAG GGAGGTTCATGAGGAAGTAAGTGAGGCAAGGCATAAGGCTTCGACAGTGAGATCTCGGCGACAAGAGCAGGATGCTGCTCGTAGAGAGAAACTCAGGCAAGCTTACCTCAAGAAACGGCTGGAGAAGTTGATTGCGGAAAAGCAGGCCTCTTCAGCCAGTGATGACCTACCAGCTAGCTAG
- the LOC120672738 gene encoding cytochrome b561 domain-containing protein At2g30890-like, translating into MLASGRRQLLVCTGFAVLSLLAPSNGASNSTETLNQGHNKTGNPLEMTPRVSFQLKLHALFHWSSFGFLMPLGIILVRMSSKSQNGGCIRLLFYCHVISQVAAVLLATGGAVLSLMNFENSFSNSHQRVGLALYGVMWLQPIIGFFRPERGVNVRSLWYFFHWLLGIAICATGIVNVYIGLHTYHERTTKSVRLWTGLLTVEVIFLGFFYLMIDRWSYMMKQGHASVEQLRPTDNRRTYPTTLRKELAIVQE; encoded by the exons ATGCTAGCGTCTGGGAGAAGGCAGCTCCTTGTGTGCACAGGCTTTGCGGTTCTTTCGCTTCTTGCGCCGTCCAATGGCGCCTCAAATTCCACCGAGACTCTCAATCAGGGCCACAACAAGACCGGGAATCCTTTGGAG ATGACACCCAGAGTATCATTTCAGCTCAAGCTACACGCATTGTTCCATTGGTCTTCGTTCGGTTTCTTGATGCCATTAGGGATAATACTAGTCAGAATGTCAAGCAAATCACAAAACGGCGGATGCATCCGACTCCTCTTCTATTGTCATGTCATTTCGCAG GTTGCAGCTGTCCTTCTTGCAACAGGCGGCGCGGTACTGTCATTGATGAACTTTGAAAACTCATTCAGTAACAGTCACCAAAGAGTAGGATTGGCATTATATGGAGTCATGTGGCTCCAGCCAATTATCGGTTTCTTCAGGCCAGAAAG AGGTGTTAACGTGAGGAGTCTATGGTACTTCTTCCATTGGCTCCTTGGAATCGCAATCTGCGCCACGGGCATTGTGAACGTCTACATCGGACTTCATACCTACCATGAGAGAACCACCAAGAGCGTGAGGCTCTGGACTGGCCTCCTCACTGTTGAAGTCATCTTCCTGGGTTTCTTCTACCTCATGATAGACAGGTGGAGCTACATGATGAAGCAAGGGCACGCCTCCGTTGAACAGCTCAGGCCTACAGATAATCGAAGAACCTATCCAACCACCCTTCGGAAAGAGCTAGCTATCGTGCAAGAGTGA
- the LOC120672737 gene encoding GDSL esterase/lipase At4g10955-like, with amino-acid sequence MAGRVPSQKAGEAMATTNPFEFQVYGPRHLSSPSWWDLLRSSWKDPNYRRMVVACFIQGVYLLELDRQDKRDERTGLAPQWWRHFMYRLAETLVDERDGSIYGAVLEWDRQALLAGYAPFRPAGAPAAVVALRGTLLSGATFRRDVVDDLRFLAWDSLKGSVRFAGVLAALRAAARRHGARNVCVGGHSLGAGFALQVGKALAKEGMFVECHVFNPPSVSLATSLRGFAETAGEMWGRVRAWLPYVGSTAAADASTGEGAKAPTLERAGTAKWLPHLYINTNDYICCYYTDAAAGTATVTAGGGGSESSKTAAGGGGGMSSAGLARMVLVSKGPTKFLDAHGLQQWWADDVDLQVALNHSKLIDRQLRSLYAPPPAAPQM; translated from the exons ATGGCCGGTCGGGTGCCAAGCCAGAAAGCGGGCGAGGCCATGGCGACGACGAATCCGTTCGAGTTCCAAGTGTACGGCCCGAGGCACCTGTCGTCCCCCAGCTGGTGGGATCTCCTCCGTTCGAGCTG GAAGGATCCGAACTACCGGCGGATGGTGGTCGCATGCTTCATCCAGGGCGTGTACCTGCTGGAGCTGGACCGTCAGGACAAGCGCGACGAGCGCACGGGCCTGGCGCCGCAGTGGTGGCGCCACTTCATGTACAGGCTCGCCGAGACGCTCGTCGACGAGCGCGACGGCTCCATCTACGGCGCCGTGCTCGAGTGGGACCGCCAGGCCTTGCTGGCCGGCTACGCCCCGTTCcgccccgccggcgcgccggccgccgtcgtggCGCTCCGCGGCACGCTGCTGAGCGGGGCCACGTTCCGGCGCGACGTCGTGGACGACCTCCGCTTCCTCGCCTGGGACAGCCTCAAGGGCTCCGTGCGCTTCGCGGGGGTGCTGGCCGCGCTGCGCGCCGCGGCGCGACGGCACGGCGCCCGCAACGTGTGCGTGGGCGGGCACTCGCTGGGCGCCGGGTTCGCGCTGCAGGTGGGAAAGGCGCTGGCCAAGGAAGGCATGTTCGTGGAGTGCCACGTGTTCAACCCGCCGTCTGTGTCGCTGGCCACGAGCCTAAGGGGCTTCGCCGAGACGGCCGGCGAGATGTGGGGCCGAGTACGCGCCTGGCTGCCCTACGTGGgctccaccgcggcggcggacgccAGCACCGGCGAGGGGGCGAAGGCGCCGACGCTGGAGCGCGCGGGGACGGCCAAATGGCTGCCGCACCTGTACATCAACACCAACGACTACATCTGCTGCTACTACACCGACGCGGCGGCCGGGACGGCGACCGTGacggccggaggaggagggagcgaGAGCAGTAAgacggcggcgggagggggcggcgggatGAGCAGCGCTGGGCTGGCGAGGATGGTGCTGGTGTCTAAGGGGCCGACCAAGTTCTTGGACGCGCACGGGCTGCAGCAGTGGTGGGCCGACGACGTCGATCTGCAGGTGGCGCTCAACCACAGCAAGCTCATCGACCGCCAGCTCAGGTCGCTctacgcgccaccgccggccgcgccgcagaTGTGA
- the LOC120672739 gene encoding uncharacterized protein LOC120672739: MACSFPPSSATRLHAVDAAAAGVGNGRVPLRAPVAPAQRSLGCCRAAARQDSASATQEPRAAVSTARTQLDLLEQLTSPTSDGIAGLENRTLPEPRQRATIREQLSALANGKVDEFTLPLGKKLKEGLKRLNSPTLSQRRNIKRQAMLTQVSGRNDSVFFATVGAFVLVPPFAILAIAVVTGYIQLLP, encoded by the exons ATGGCGTGCAGCTTCCCCCCTTCCTCCGCCACGAGGCTCCATGCcgtggacgccgcggcggcgggcgtgggGAACGGCAGGGTCCCCCTCAGGGCCCCCGTCGCCCCCGCGCAGAGGTCGCTCGGCTGCTGCAGGGCGGCCGCGCGGCAGGACAGCGCCAGCGCCACGCAGGAGCCTAGGGCCGCAG TTTCTACGGCTCGTACACAGTTGGACCTCCTGGAACAACTGACATCCCCTACATCTGATGGCATTGCTG GCCTAGAGAATCGTACACTCCCAGAACCCCGTCAACGCGCTACTATCCGCGAGCAACTGTCAGCACTGGCCAATGGTAAGGTTGACGAGTTCACCCTCCCATTGGGCAAGAAGCTGAAGGAAGGCCTGAAGAGACTCAACTCCCCGACGTTGTCGCAAAGGAGGAACATCAAGAGGCAGGCCATGCTTACCCAGGTCAGTGGACGGAATGACTCGGTGTTCTTCGCGACCGTTGGGGCGTTTGTGCTTGTCCCACCTTTTGCCATTCTAGCTATTGCTGTCGTAACTGGTTATATCCAGCTCTTGCCTTGA